In Streptomyces qaidamensis, one DNA window encodes the following:
- a CDS encoding family 2 encapsulin nanocompartment cargo protein terpene cyclase: protein MPDSGPLGSSPPEQRPTPPTAVPDAPIAVPDAPAPVVPGPPARPTARHFLAALHPPVTIPDPPPPPAAAPVPDTPDAAGAGSALQRILRGPTGPGTVSLSVAERFQPPLPDPEPPAPVPPAEGRAVPGLYYHPVPEPDPVRVEEVSRRIKHWAEDEVQLYPEEWEKQFDGFSVGRYMVACHPDAPTVDHLMLATRLMVAENAVDDCYCEDHGGSPVGLGGRLLLAHTAIDHFHTTAEYAPAWLESLGSDAPRRAYRSAMDYFVRAATPSQSDRYRHDMARLHLGYLAEAAWAQTGHVPEVWEYLAMRQFNNFRPCPTITDTVGGYELPADLHARPDMQRVIALAGNATTIVNDLYSYTKELNSPGRHLNLPVVIAEREQRSERDAYLKAVEVHNELQHAFEAAAADLAADCPLPPVLRFLKGVAAWVDGNHDWHRTNTYRYSLPDFW from the coding sequence ATGCCCGACTCCGGGCCCCTCGGATCATCCCCGCCCGAACAGCGGCCGACGCCGCCCACTGCCGTACCGGATGCCCCCATCGCCGTACCGGACGCCCCCGCGCCGGTGGTACCAGGCCCTCCGGCCAGGCCGACCGCGCGGCACTTTCTCGCCGCACTGCATCCGCCGGTCACGATCCCCGACCCGCCACCGCCCCCGGCGGCCGCCCCCGTACCGGACACGCCCGACGCGGCCGGGGCCGGCTCCGCGCTCCAGCGGATCCTGCGCGGACCCACCGGGCCGGGCACGGTCTCGCTCTCCGTGGCCGAGAGGTTCCAACCCCCGCTCCCGGATCCGGAGCCCCCGGCCCCCGTCCCGCCCGCCGAGGGGCGAGCCGTCCCCGGCCTCTACTACCACCCCGTCCCGGAACCCGACCCCGTACGCGTCGAGGAGGTGAGCCGCCGGATCAAGCACTGGGCCGAGGACGAGGTCCAGCTCTACCCCGAGGAATGGGAGAAGCAGTTCGACGGATTCTCCGTCGGCCGCTACATGGTCGCCTGCCATCCCGACGCCCCGACGGTCGACCACCTGATGCTCGCCACACGGCTGATGGTCGCGGAGAACGCGGTGGACGACTGTTACTGCGAGGACCACGGCGGGTCACCCGTCGGTCTCGGCGGGCGCCTCCTCCTCGCGCACACGGCGATCGACCACTTCCACACGACCGCGGAGTACGCGCCGGCCTGGCTGGAGTCGCTCGGGTCGGACGCCCCGCGCCGGGCGTACCGCAGCGCGATGGACTACTTCGTCCGCGCGGCCACGCCCTCCCAGTCCGACCGCTACCGGCACGACATGGCCCGGCTGCACCTGGGCTACCTCGCCGAGGCCGCCTGGGCGCAGACCGGTCATGTCCCGGAGGTGTGGGAGTACCTGGCGATGCGTCAGTTCAACAACTTCCGTCCCTGCCCCACGATCACCGACACCGTCGGCGGTTACGAACTGCCCGCGGACCTGCACGCCCGGCCGGACATGCAACGGGTCATCGCCCTCGCCGGCAACGCGACCACCATCGTCAACGACCTCTACTCGTACACCAAGGAACTCAACAGCCCGGGCCGCCACCTGAACCTGCCGGTGGTGATCGCGGAACGGGAGCAACGGTCCGAGCGCGACGCCTATCTGAAGGCCGTCGAGGTCCACAACGAACTCCAGCACGCCTTCGAGGCCGCCGCGGCAGACCTCGCGGCGGACTGCCCCCTGCCCCCCGTGCTGCGCTTCCTCAAGGGCGTGGCCGCCTGGGTCGACGGCAACCACGACTGGCACCGCACCAACACCTACCGCTACAGCCTGCCCGACTTCTGGTAA